In the Leptolyngbya sp. SIO1E4 genome, one interval contains:
- a CDS encoding response regulator yields the protein MDTRCILIIDDEPDIREIAKLSLNITKQWAVLTAASGTEGFTIAANQNPDAILLDVVMPIVDGLDTLKNLKLHPQTQHIPVILLTATAKLAMQSDYVQWGAQGILIKPFDPGILGEQIETALGWSSLKSV from the coding sequence ATAGATACCCGGTGTATTTTAATCATTGACGACGAACCTGATATTCGTGAGATCGCTAAATTAAGCCTAAACATCACTAAGCAATGGGCCGTTCTTACAGCAGCTTCAGGCACCGAAGGCTTTACGATTGCGGCGAATCAGAATCCAGATGCAATTTTACTGGATGTTGTGATGCCTATCGTAGATGGTTTAGACACCCTCAAAAATCTAAAATTGCATCCACAAACGCAACATATTCCAGTTATCTTACTCACGGCGACAGCCAAGCTGGCAATGCAGTCAGATTACGTACAGTGGGGGGCTCAAGGCATTCTGATTAAGCCCTTTGACCCCGGTATTTTGGGAGAACAAATTGAGACCGCCCTGGGGTGGTCATCCTTGAAAAGTGTCTAG
- a CDS encoding EAL domain-containing protein, with translation MVHSSSRPLIPDCTLAQLEQIEDISNLVCHELRTPLTSIQGVLKILHNEQFANFSEDGERLLGIAISAANRLTRLANAIEHRSEAIPSMLSLEDMKRLKLGNDLVCALSRQEFFLDYQPIISITDDRVIGFEALARWNHPDQGVISPTVFIPLAEKSGLIQPLGLSLLEQACQQLWIWQREFPSDPPISMSINLSSVQLSQSDLSQKIQEILLRTGVTPETLKLEITESALMENQDRALDNILNLKEIGVKVHLDDFGTGYSSLARLQDFPFDALKIDKSFILSQNWIVSEAILLLASRLQLDVVAEGIETLEQLQSLRKIGCDKVQGYYFSRPVNNRSASQLLARKTEDYRVHVSSSSP, from the coding sequence ATGGTGCATTCTTCTTCTCGTCCATTAATCCCAGATTGTACCCTAGCTCAACTTGAGCAGATAGAGGACATATCAAACCTTGTCTGTCATGAGCTCCGCACACCTCTGACAAGCATTCAGGGAGTCCTCAAAATTCTCCACAACGAGCAGTTTGCCAACTTTTCTGAAGATGGGGAAAGGCTGCTAGGCATTGCTATTAGTGCCGCCAATCGTTTAACTCGTTTAGCAAATGCGATAGAGCATCGGTCTGAAGCTATCCCCTCAATGCTGTCTTTAGAGGACATGAAAAGGTTGAAGTTAGGGAATGATCTTGTCTGTGCTTTAAGCCGCCAGGAATTTTTTCTAGATTATCAACCTATCATTTCGATCACGGACGACAGGGTCATTGGATTTGAAGCGCTAGCCCGATGGAATCATCCTGACCAGGGTGTGATTTCACCCACAGTTTTCATTCCCTTGGCTGAGAAGAGTGGGCTTATTCAACCTTTAGGCCTATCTCTGTTAGAGCAAGCATGTCAACAATTGTGGATCTGGCAAAGAGAATTTCCATCTGATCCACCCATCTCGATGAGCATTAACCTGTCATCGGTTCAGTTATCTCAATCTGACTTGAGTCAAAAAATTCAAGAGATTTTATTAAGAACTGGGGTTACACCAGAAACGCTCAAGCTAGAGATAACTGAGAGTGCCCTGATGGAAAATCAAGATAGGGCCCTCGATAACATCCTCAACTTAAAAGAAATTGGAGTCAAGGTTCATCTTGATGATTTTGGGACTGGCTATTCTTCTTTAGCTCGGCTTCAAGATTTTCCTTTTGATGCACTTAAAATCGATAAGTCTTTTATTCTGAGTCAAAACTGGATAGTGAGTGAAGCGATTCTGTTGCTGGCATCTCGATTACAGTTAGATGTTGTTGCCGAAGGCATCGAGACGCTAGAACAGCTTCAATCATTGAGAAAAATCGGTTGCGACAAGGTACAAGGGTACTACTTCTCAAGGCCCGTTAATAATCGCAGTGCTTCCCAGCTGCTGGCAAGAAAAACAGAAGACTATCGCGTTCATGTGTCGAGTTCATCTCCGTAG
- a CDS encoding response regulator, protein MSPNAEPASKTILIVDDTPANLRLLASLLSTHGYVVRLAPNGNLALMAIQHDLPDLILLDIRMPKMDGYEVCQRLKADDLTREIPVIFLSALQEGSDKAKAFEVGGADYITKPFQTEEVIARVRHQLQLLDLQQQLQQQHQSLLAKNQQLEQEIRDRTRVEAELSQEKTLLRSVIDVIPDFIFYKNQEGRYLVWNQAFEAFTGLAPAEILHQTDADLFSPEAAEWIQAKDQQVLTTQSSLRYEEWATFSNQARRLLDIYKIPVQGSEGNLLGLLGVCRDITERKANEQTLVRTSQILAAFSDNLKQLHRLNIRRFDNFENLAEAYLTTGCQVMNFSGGVIGFLEDDNYVVAAIRSQQEGLYPNFHCNVDETFCSEVIKTQQTITYAHIGHLPALKDHPFYQAFKWESLISTPIFVDGDVYGSLCFFSHNARVNEFDRYEKEIVELIAQGIGKFISSDRIEQQRQQAETALRESEARFRQLTERIENVFWILEPSQQRFTYVSPAYETIWGRPCEAVLQNPHLWETAIYPEDTDRMAAIRTGDQSYDEEYRIVRPDGSIRWIRDRAFPIADTAGQVYRIVGIAEDITELKRQEQALRLIFEGTAAKTGSDFFHSLVRYLAEVLQVQHVVVGQQIEDNRMRALAFWRKGRFLNDHEYPLSGTPCQRVLEDQIVFHDKDVQLYYPHDQDLADWGITSYLGVPLANASNKVIGHLAILDERPMPVGQFRELTLKIFAARAGAELERQTFEHEIQRARKVADAANRAKSEFLANISHELRTPLNAIMGFTQLILGEGRIDAKTHEYLDIVNRSGDHLLTLINDVLEMSKIEAGKVALRTQPFDLFALFQSLEDMFSLRAKAKNLRLSLDCASDIPRYVEADESKLRQVLINLLGNAVKFTQSGHVRLSVAHVPKYETSPAAPAATTPPAQLSSMTLLFRVEDTGVGITSEDLKTVFDPFIQTTAGHQSQEGTGLGLPISQRFVQLMGGTIQVQTTPGEGSTFAFEIAVLPVVPPGSSPSTLSHQIVKALVPGQPQYRLLVVEDHRANQLLLVRMLETVGFAVKVAEDGLAAVEQAKAWRPHLIWMDIQMPRMNGYEATREIKSAGLQPVPVIIALTASAFEEERARVLAAGCDDFVRKPFQSKQIFQKMAHYLPVRYLYRANSDPTANGLNGTPSTTAIADNLTAALRAVPPALIQALKQAAIKGSDEQILQLIAALPPEHSALARILTTYAQNFQFDSILEMLQCE, encoded by the coding sequence ATGAGTCCTAATGCTGAGCCTGCTTCCAAGACAATTCTCATTGTCGATGATACGCCGGCCAACTTACGGTTGCTAGCGAGTCTGTTGTCTACTCATGGCTATGTCGTGCGTCTAGCTCCTAACGGTAACCTGGCGCTGATGGCCATTCAGCATGATTTGCCTGATTTAATCTTGCTGGACATTCGGATGCCCAAAATGGATGGTTACGAAGTGTGTCAGCGCCTGAAGGCAGACGATCTCACCCGTGAAATCCCTGTCATTTTCTTAAGCGCCTTACAGGAAGGGAGCGATAAAGCGAAAGCATTCGAAGTGGGGGGAGCTGACTACATCACCAAACCGTTTCAAACAGAAGAGGTGATTGCTCGGGTGCGGCATCAGCTGCAATTGCTAGATCTGCAACAACAGCTCCAGCAACAACACCAATCTCTTCTGGCAAAAAATCAGCAGCTCGAACAAGAAATTCGCGATCGCACTCGCGTTGAGGCTGAGCTGAGTCAAGAAAAGACCCTCCTGCGCAGCGTTATAGATGTTATCCCAGATTTCATTTTTTACAAGAATCAAGAAGGTAGATATCTCGTTTGGAACCAAGCCTTCGAAGCCTTTACCGGGCTCGCTCCTGCAGAGATTCTCCATCAAACAGATGCCGACTTATTTTCGCCAGAGGCCGCCGAGTGGATTCAGGCCAAAGATCAACAAGTACTGACAACTCAATCGTCTCTCCGCTATGAGGAATGGGCCACCTTTTCTAACCAGGCTCGGCGATTACTTGATATCTACAAAATTCCAGTTCAAGGCTCTGAAGGAAATCTCTTGGGGCTGCTCGGTGTCTGTCGCGATATCACTGAGCGCAAGGCCAATGAACAAACCCTGGTTAGAACATCCCAAATCTTGGCAGCGTTTAGTGATAACCTCAAACAGCTGCATCGTCTGAATATCAGACGCTTTGACAATTTTGAGAACCTGGCAGAGGCTTATCTCACAACTGGCTGCCAGGTTATGAATTTTTCAGGTGGCGTCATCGGGTTCTTAGAAGACGACAACTATGTGGTTGCTGCAATTCGGTCTCAGCAAGAAGGCCTATATCCCAACTTCCACTGCAACGTAGACGAGACCTTCTGCAGCGAGGTTATCAAAACTCAACAGACGATCACCTATGCCCATATCGGTCATCTCCCAGCGCTAAAGGATCATCCCTTTTACCAGGCATTTAAGTGGGAGTCCCTGATCAGCACCCCGATTTTTGTGGATGGAGACGTCTATGGCAGCCTCTGCTTCTTTTCTCACAATGCCAGAGTCAACGAGTTTGATCGCTACGAAAAAGAAATCGTTGAGTTAATTGCCCAGGGCATCGGCAAATTTATCAGTTCTGATCGTATTGAACAGCAACGTCAGCAGGCTGAGACGGCCTTAAGAGAAAGCGAGGCACGTTTTCGACAGTTGACAGAGCGAATTGAAAACGTTTTTTGGATTCTGGAACCTTCGCAACAGCGATTTACCTATGTTTCTCCTGCCTACGAAACTATCTGGGGTCGCCCCTGTGAAGCGGTTTTGCAAAATCCTCATCTTTGGGAAACGGCAATTTATCCAGAAGATACGGATCGCATGGCAGCTATCCGAACTGGGGATCAAAGTTATGACGAAGAATATCGTATTGTTCGTCCTGATGGCAGCATTCGCTGGATACGCGATCGGGCCTTTCCCATTGCGGATACAGCGGGGCAAGTCTACCGGATTGTAGGTATTGCAGAAGATATCACAGAACTCAAGCGCCAGGAGCAAGCCCTGCGACTCATCTTTGAAGGCACCGCTGCCAAAACCGGGAGTGATTTCTTTCATTCACTCGTGCGTTATCTCGCAGAGGTTCTGCAGGTTCAGCATGTCGTTGTGGGTCAACAAATCGAGGATAACCGGATGCGTGCCCTTGCCTTTTGGCGAAAAGGGCGCTTTTTAAATGATCACGAATACCCGCTATCAGGGACACCCTGTCAGCGGGTGCTCGAAGATCAAATTGTCTTCCATGATAAAGACGTACAGCTGTATTATCCCCATGATCAAGACTTAGCAGACTGGGGGATTACCAGCTATTTAGGGGTTCCCTTGGCCAATGCCAGCAATAAAGTGATTGGGCATTTAGCCATTCTGGATGAACGGCCAATGCCAGTCGGTCAATTCCGGGAATTGACCTTGAAGATTTTTGCAGCTCGTGCCGGGGCAGAGTTGGAACGGCAAACCTTTGAACATGAAATTCAACGGGCGCGAAAAGTGGCGGATGCCGCTAACCGAGCGAAAAGTGAATTTTTAGCCAACATCAGTCATGAGTTACGCACGCCGTTGAATGCCATTATGGGGTTTACCCAGTTGATTTTGGGAGAAGGGCGTATTGATGCCAAAACCCATGAATATTTAGACATTGTTAATCGCAGTGGCGATCATCTGCTGACTCTGATTAACGATGTTTTAGAAATGTCGAAGATAGAGGCGGGTAAAGTGGCGCTCCGCACCCAGCCGTTTGATCTATTTGCTTTGTTTCAGAGCCTCGAAGATATGTTTTCTTTGCGGGCTAAAGCAAAAAATTTACGCCTCAGTCTTGATTGCGCTTCAGACATTCCTCGCTATGTTGAAGCCGATGAAAGTAAGCTGCGCCAAGTTTTAATTAATCTCTTGGGGAATGCTGTGAAGTTTACCCAGAGTGGACACGTTAGGCTAAGCGTGGCCCATGTCCCCAAATACGAGACTTCTCCTGCAGCGCCAGCGGCAACCACACCTCCTGCCCAATTATCTTCGATGACTTTGCTGTTTCGGGTAGAAGACACTGGAGTCGGTATTACTTCTGAAGATCTCAAAACGGTCTTTGATCCGTTTATTCAAACTACGGCAGGCCATCAGTCCCAGGAGGGAACAGGATTAGGGTTACCCATCAGTCAACGTTTTGTGCAACTAATGGGAGGCACGATTCAAGTTCAGACAACACCTGGGGAAGGCTCTACGTTTGCGTTTGAAATTGCGGTACTGCCGGTAGTTCCCCCCGGCAGTAGCCCCTCAACGCTATCTCATCAAATAGTTAAGGCGTTAGTGCCTGGTCAGCCCCAATATCGTTTGCTGGTCGTGGAAGATCATCGGGCTAATCAATTATTACTGGTGCGGATGCTAGAGACTGTGGGGTTTGCTGTCAAGGTCGCAGAGGATGGCTTGGCAGCGGTAGAACAGGCCAAAGCCTGGCGGCCCCATTTAATCTGGATGGACATTCAAATGCCCAGAATGAATGGTTATGAAGCAACTCGTGAGATTAAATCGGCTGGGCTGCAGCCAGTGCCTGTTATTATTGCTCTCACTGCCAGTGCTTTTGAAGAAGAGCGGGCTCGGGTATTAGCTGCAGGGTGCGACGATTTCGTTCGTAAGCCATTCCAGAGCAAGCAGATTTTCCAGAAGATGGCTCACTATTTGCCGGTACGCTATCTTTACAGAGCCAACTCAGACCCTACCGCTAATGGTCTGAATGGCACCCCATCTACCACCGCGATCGCAGATAACCTTACCGCAGCCCTCCGAGCCGTCCCTCCAGCGTTGATTCAGGCATTAAAGCAGGCTGCCATCAAAGGGTCCGATGAGCAGATTCTGCAGTTAATTGCAGCGTTACCCCCTGAGCACTCAGCCTTAGCGCGAATATTAACCACTTATGCCCAGAATTTTCAGTTCGACTCCATTCTTGAGATGCTGCAATGTGAATGA
- a CDS encoding HAMP domain-containing protein translates to MKASPSSPQPSHLRSRRIPLSLILRIPYTLQIVVAVGLTGWFSLRNGQIAVSKLALELREETATQVTQHIETQLTIAHKLNQANLAAIELGLLPLDDFDTMGQLFWRQMQIYGVDYINFANETGEFIGVERTDDNQLLINETRAPAIDYMTIYEPDDQGRRTLGRVEWAPDPIQAEGWYADAAEAGRPVWSDLYQWDDQPEVLSISASYPVYDDSQQLVGVIGVDLIVSQMGAFLRDLKGNHSGAIFIMEQSGLLVASSSTSPTFQLKGETAQRLPAAQSEDPLIQATTLRLQAEFPALSEIPDQTPLTFHLHGIQQYVNVTSYQDEVGLDWLVVVVVPETEFMAQINQNTRITVLMCLLALVIAILMGLLISRQVNQPLRRLVEASQAIAQGNLDHTIQRPHIQEFEVLAQAFNQMAAQLKASFTDMENRVEQRTAELAGAKTQAEAANRAKTRFLTNTSHELRTPLNIILGFVQVMQHDQTLQPQHQETLKRIRRSGRYLLSLINNILAATKLEANEVSLYHVYFDLWILLHDLQVSLHPEAEKKQLTLVLPTTTELPRHIFADESKLRQVLMSLLDNGIKFTDAGHVELRVWVTYEDSQEASSARQGRLHFEIEDSGPGLSLAPTEQLGAPFVHPIDASRTTEQGMGLGLHISREYVRLMGGCLTYKSTLKQGTCFQFAIPIVVAPPLDRGPLSDGASPILPSEIDTAISMADATAWDSLVHDLAKMPSDWIEQVEEAALRGADSMLNQLIAQLPEEDTPLANSLKKATLNFRFDTILKLVEGVRHEVFPKESAEERDSSCR, encoded by the coding sequence GTGAAAGCTTCTCCCTCCTCTCCCCAACCATCTCACCTCCGTTCCAGACGGATACCGCTATCACTTATCTTAAGGATTCCCTACACCCTACAGATTGTGGTGGCGGTAGGGTTAACGGGATGGTTCTCTCTACGGAATGGGCAGATTGCGGTTAGCAAATTAGCGCTAGAACTGCGGGAAGAAACGGCTACCCAAGTTACCCAGCATATTGAGACCCAGCTCACGATCGCCCACAAACTGAATCAGGCAAATTTAGCTGCGATTGAATTAGGGCTGCTACCGCTGGATGATTTTGACACCATGGGCCAGCTATTTTGGCGGCAAATGCAAATTTATGGGGTTGACTACATTAATTTTGCCAACGAAACGGGTGAGTTCATTGGGGTAGAACGCACCGATGACAATCAGCTGCTCATCAATGAAACTCGTGCCCCAGCAATTGATTACATGACCATTTATGAGCCTGATGACCAGGGCCGCCGCACCCTAGGCCGGGTGGAATGGGCACCAGATCCTATCCAAGCAGAGGGATGGTATGCCGATGCAGCAGAGGCAGGTCGTCCAGTCTGGAGTGATCTTTACCAATGGGACGATCAGCCCGAGGTTCTTTCAATCTCTGCCAGTTATCCCGTCTATGACGACAGTCAACAATTGGTTGGGGTGATTGGGGTTGACCTGATTGTGTCCCAAATGGGCGCTTTTTTACGGGATTTAAAGGGCAATCACTCTGGAGCCATTTTTATTATGGAGCAGAGTGGTTTACTGGTTGCCAGCTCTAGCACCTCCCCCACTTTTCAACTCAAGGGGGAAACTGCCCAGCGCCTACCTGCTGCCCAGAGTGAAGATCCGCTGATTCAGGCAACGACGCTGCGTCTTCAAGCAGAATTCCCGGCGTTGTCTGAGATTCCTGATCAGACCCCACTAACGTTTCACCTGCATGGAATTCAGCAGTATGTCAATGTGACGTCTTACCAAGATGAGGTGGGTTTGGATTGGTTGGTGGTTGTGGTCGTGCCAGAAACGGAGTTCATGGCACAAATCAACCAAAATACCCGCATTACAGTGTTAATGTGCTTGCTGGCACTAGTGATCGCAATCCTGATGGGCTTGTTGATATCTCGTCAAGTTAACCAGCCCCTCCGGCGACTTGTGGAAGCCAGTCAGGCGATCGCCCAGGGTAATCTGGATCACACCATTCAAAGGCCCCACATCCAAGAATTTGAAGTACTGGCTCAAGCATTCAACCAAATGGCAGCCCAACTCAAAGCCTCCTTCACCGATATGGAAAATCGAGTTGAGCAGCGCACGGCTGAGTTGGCAGGTGCCAAGACCCAGGCCGAAGCTGCTAATCGGGCTAAAACTCGGTTTCTGACGAACACCAGCCATGAACTGCGTACTCCCCTCAACATCATTCTTGGGTTTGTGCAGGTGATGCAGCATGATCAAACGCTGCAGCCTCAGCACCAAGAAACCCTCAAACGCATTCGTCGCAGTGGCCGGTACCTACTGTCTCTGATTAACAATATTTTGGCAGCCACCAAGCTAGAGGCCAATGAGGTTAGCCTTTATCACGTCTATTTTGATCTGTGGATACTGCTGCATGATTTACAGGTGAGTCTGCATCCCGAAGCAGAAAAGAAGCAGCTTACCCTGGTTTTGCCCACAACCACTGAGCTCCCTCGCCATATCTTTGCCGATGAAAGTAAACTGCGGCAAGTTTTAATGAGCCTGCTGGATAATGGCATCAAATTTACTGATGCTGGACACGTTGAACTTCGTGTTTGGGTAACCTATGAGGACTCCCAGGAGGCAAGCTCAGCCCGCCAGGGGAGACTACATTTTGAAATAGAAGATTCTGGCCCTGGCCTATCGTTGGCTCCTACTGAACAGCTAGGGGCTCCCTTTGTTCACCCAATCGATGCCAGCCGTACCACCGAGCAGGGCATGGGCCTAGGGCTGCATATTAGCCGTGAATATGTCCGCCTTATGGGGGGCTGTTTAACCTATAAAAGTACCCTGAAACAGGGGACGTGTTTTCAGTTTGCGATTCCTATCGTCGTTGCGCCCCCGCTGGATAGGGGGCCTTTGTCAGACGGAGCATCCCCAATTCTTCCCTCCGAGATCGACACGGCGATATCCATGGCAGATGCCACAGCCTGGGACAGTTTAGTGCATGACCTCGCTAAGATGCCCTCAGACTGGATTGAACAGGTTGAAGAAGCCGCCCTGAGAGGTGCGGATTCTATGTTGAATCAACTCATTGCGCAATTACCCGAAGAGGACACTCCCCTTGCAAACTCCTTGAAGAAGGCAACTCTGAATTTCCGATTTGATACCATCCTTAAGCTTGTTGAAGGAGTGCGCCATGAAGTATTCCCTAAAGAATCAGCCGAAGAAAGAGATTCTAGTTGTAGATGA
- a CDS encoding response regulator: protein MKYSLKNQPKKEILVVDDTPDNLRLLSAILTQQNYEVRKALNSTRAIASVKADAPDLILLDIKMPEMNGYEVCTALQRDPETQEIPIIFISALDDALDKVRAFSVGGADYITKPFQEAEVLARIEHQLHIRELQSQLKAQNEELARSNRELEQFAHIVSHDLQQPLQSIIGYARIIALQSSELLDATGNTYLGNILEAGNRMQRLITDLLSYAQIGKDSEAFSRVDCNQVLAQALSNLDSALKESHADLNYPDLPTLLGNETQLIQLFQNLIGNAIKFSCPEIPPQITIALSQPDEAYWLFEIHDNGIGIPPDSLKQIFKSFQRLNSPEQYPGTGIGLATCQKIVKNHGGEIWAESQQNVGTSFYFKLPTQDLS, encoded by the coding sequence ATGAAGTATTCCCTAAAGAATCAGCCGAAGAAAGAGATTCTAGTTGTAGATGATACCCCTGACAATTTGCGGTTATTGTCGGCCATTCTTACCCAGCAAAACTATGAAGTGCGCAAAGCTTTAAACAGTACACGCGCGATCGCTTCGGTCAAAGCCGATGCCCCCGATCTCATTTTGCTCGACATCAAAATGCCGGAAATGAACGGCTATGAAGTCTGTACAGCCCTGCAGCGAGATCCGGAGACCCAAGAAATTCCCATCATTTTCATCAGTGCTCTAGATGATGCTTTAGATAAAGTCAGGGCTTTCTCTGTGGGCGGCGCCGATTACATTACTAAGCCCTTTCAAGAAGCAGAGGTCTTAGCTCGCATTGAGCATCAGCTCCATATTCGGGAGCTTCAGAGTCAGCTGAAGGCACAAAATGAAGAATTGGCTCGGTCGAATCGAGAGCTTGAGCAATTCGCCCATATCGTTTCCCATGATCTACAGCAGCCACTGCAAAGCATCATTGGTTATGCCAGAATTATTGCCCTGCAAAGCTCAGAGCTATTAGACGCCACGGGTAATACCTATTTAGGAAACATTCTAGAGGCAGGCAATCGGATGCAGCGGCTGATCACAGATTTGCTGAGCTATGCTCAAATCGGAAAAGACAGTGAAGCCTTCTCTCGGGTGGATTGCAACCAGGTGCTGGCCCAAGCCTTAAGTAATCTTGATTCGGCCCTCAAGGAAAGTCATGCTGATCTGAACTATCCTGATTTGCCGACCCTTTTGGGTAATGAAACCCAGCTAATACAGCTATTTCAAAATCTCATCGGCAACGCCATCAAGTTCTCTTGTCCTGAGATTCCTCCCCAAATTACCATCGCCCTCTCGCAACCCGACGAGGCGTATTGGCTATTCGAAATCCATGACAATGGCATTGGCATCCCCCCCGACAGCCTCAAACAAATCTTCAAAAGCTTTCAAAGGCTTAACTCTCCTGAGCAGTATCCGGGTACCGGTATTGGGCTTGCAACCTGCCAAAAAATTGTCAAGAACCATGGTGGAGAGATTTGGGCCGAGTCTCAACAAAATGTGGGCACTTCCTTCTACTTCAAATTGCCGACTCAAGATCTGTCATGA
- a CDS encoding 4-hydroxybenzoate solanesyltransferase produces METPPLIRPEPTLKAVLRLMRWDKPTGRLILMIPALWSLFLAAQGTPPIGLLAVVIVGSVVTSAAGCIVNDLWDRDIDPQVQRTRTRPLASKVLSVRIAIALAFIAFLCAYGLTFYLNRLSFWLCVAAVPVIVLYPLAKRAFPVPQLVLAIAWGFAVLIPWSAIAGSLEPATWLLWGAVVLWTLGFDTVYAIPDREFDARLGVNSSARFFGRRTPVAVAVFFFGTAMLLAMLGIVMALGWPFWITLVIAGGVWSRQSYLLSLYNAPPTLYGQIFKQNVLLGFILLGGMISGCYT; encoded by the coding sequence ATGGAAACGCCTCCCCTGATTAGACCTGAGCCCACTTTGAAAGCCGTGCTGCGGCTAATGCGCTGGGATAAGCCGACTGGACGCCTGATTTTGATGATTCCAGCCCTCTGGTCGCTGTTTCTGGCAGCCCAGGGAACGCCTCCGATAGGATTGCTGGCCGTGGTGATTGTGGGGAGTGTTGTGACCAGCGCCGCAGGCTGCATTGTCAACGATTTGTGGGATCGCGATATTGACCCCCAGGTGCAGCGCACGCGCACGCGGCCCTTGGCGTCAAAAGTCTTGTCGGTGCGGATCGCGATCGCCCTTGCGTTCATCGCTTTTCTATGTGCCTATGGCCTTACCTTCTATCTCAATCGCTTGAGTTTCTGGCTGTGTGTCGCAGCAGTGCCGGTGATTGTGCTGTATCCGCTGGCCAAGCGAGCGTTTCCGGTACCGCAGCTAGTGTTAGCGATCGCCTGGGGGTTCGCGGTGCTGATTCCCTGGAGTGCGATCGCGGGCTCGCTGGAACCCGCTACCTGGCTATTATGGGGGGCGGTTGTACTGTGGACTCTGGGCTTCGACACGGTTTACGCCATTCCTGATCGCGAATTTGATGCTCGCCTGGGCGTGAACTCCAGTGCTCGCTTCTTTGGTAGACGGACGCCTGTAGCGGTGGCGGTTTTCTTCTTCGGGACGGCGATGCTGTTGGCGATGTTAGGGATAGTAATGGCCCTCGGTTGGCCATTTTGGATAACCCTTGTCATTGCCGGTGGGGTATGGAGTCGCCAGAGCTATCTGCTGAGTTTGTACAATGCGCCCCCGACTCTCTATGGTCAAATCTTTAAGCAAAATGTGCTGCTGGGCTTCATCCTATTGGGGGGGATGATTTCAGGCTGTTATACATAG
- a CDS encoding nicotinate phosphoribosyltransferase, giving the protein MSIAPLLVTPDNYSLLTDLYQLTMTACYVGEGLDQRQASFELFARRLPENFGYLIAMGLTQALEYLQHFHISDRHLSALQETGIFEHAPSAFWDTLRDARFTGDVWAVPEGTAIFADEPLLRIEAPLWQAQVVETYLLNTLNYQTLIATRAARLRDIAGPNAKLLEFGTRRAFSPQGAVWAARAALAGGLDATSNVWAALQLGQKPVGTMAHALVMAIAATAGDETEAFAAFHRYFPGAPLLIDTYDTLAAAQKLAQQQQQGQAALAGVRLDSGDLVALSKQVREFLPHVPILASGDLDEYEIWRLQQAGACIDGYGLGTRLVTGSPVNGVYKLVEIEGMPVMKESTSKVTYPGRKQIFRQYEDTLIVQDSLGLASETHNGGMRPLLNPVMYQGKLRVPLESLNEIAHRTTKSVAALPKAVRAVIAPSPLPVALTPSLTELTQATRHRSVPAV; this is encoded by the coding sequence ATGTCTATCGCGCCTCTACTCGTGACGCCAGATAATTACAGTCTGCTTACAGATCTGTACCAACTCACCATGACGGCCTGTTATGTCGGGGAAGGGTTAGATCAACGCCAGGCTAGTTTTGAGCTGTTTGCCCGGCGTTTACCGGAAAATTTTGGCTATCTAATTGCGATGGGGCTGACCCAGGCGCTTGAGTATTTGCAACACTTTCACATCAGCGATCGCCACCTCTCAGCGCTCCAAGAAACCGGAATTTTTGAACACGCCCCCTCTGCTTTCTGGGACACTTTGCGCGATGCTCGCTTCACGGGGGATGTGTGGGCAGTGCCAGAAGGAACCGCGATCTTTGCCGATGAACCCCTCCTGCGCATCGAAGCGCCGCTATGGCAAGCCCAAGTTGTTGAGACCTATCTGCTCAACACGTTGAATTATCAGACCTTGATTGCTACCCGAGCCGCGCGCCTGCGGGATATCGCAGGCCCAAATGCCAAACTCCTGGAATTTGGCACCCGTCGCGCCTTTAGCCCTCAAGGCGCGGTGTGGGCAGCACGGGCGGCGTTAGCTGGGGGGCTCGATGCCACCTCGAATGTCTGGGCGGCTCTGCAGTTGGGGCAAAAACCTGTGGGCACAATGGCCCATGCTTTAGTGATGGCGATCGCCGCCACCGCAGGTGATGAAACCGAAGCGTTTGCGGCGTTTCACCGTTATTTTCCCGGGGCACCGTTACTGATCGATACCTATGACACCCTCGCGGCGGCCCAAAAATTAGCCCAGCAGCAACAGCAGGGGCAAGCGGCCCTGGCTGGTGTGCGGTTAGACTCAGGAGACCTGGTTGCTTTATCAAAACAGGTGCGAGAATTCTTGCCCCATGTGCCTATTTTGGCCAGTGGGGATTTAGATGAATATGAGATTTGGCGCCTGCAGCAGGCCGGAGCCTGCATCGATGGTTACGGACTGGGCACCCGTTTAGTGACAGGATCACCCGTAAATGGGGTTTATAAGCTGGTTGAGATTGAGGGCATGCCAGTCATGAAAGAATCGACCAGCAAGGTCACCTATCCAGGGCGCAAGCAAATTTTTCGCCAGTATGAAGACACCCTCATTGTCCAAGATTCGTTAGGCTTAGCCTCTGAAACGCACAATGGGGGTATGCGTCCTCTGCTTAACCCGGTCATGTATCAGGGGAAGCTGAGGGTTCCCCTAGAGTCCCTAAACGAGATTGCCCACCGTACCACTAAATCCGTTGCTGCTTTGCCGAAAGCTGTGCGGGCTGTCATTGCCCCGAGCCCGTTGCCTGTCGCGTTAACGCCAAGCCTGACTGAGTTAACTCAAGCAACTCGTCATCGTTCCGTTCCTGCTGTTTAG